In one window of Arthrobacter pascens DNA:
- the gcvH gene encoding glycine cleavage system protein GcvH, whose amino-acid sequence MSNIPEDLSYTAEHEWVSAPNSDGVVRVGITDFAQDALGDVVYAQMPEIGTKITANEVVGEVESTKSVSDIYAPVSGEVVARNDSLDTDSALINTDPYGDGWLIEVKLAEADAVESLLSASEYEQQVG is encoded by the coding sequence ATGAGCAACATTCCCGAAGACCTGTCCTACACGGCCGAACACGAGTGGGTATCAGCCCCGAATTCCGACGGCGTGGTCCGGGTGGGCATCACCGACTTCGCCCAGGACGCACTCGGAGATGTTGTTTACGCGCAGATGCCGGAGATCGGCACGAAGATCACCGCGAATGAAGTCGTGGGCGAAGTGGAATCCACCAAGAGCGTGAGCGACATCTACGCCCCGGTCAGCGGCGAAGTAGTGGCCCGCAACGATTCGCTGGACACCGATTCGGCACTGATCAACACTGATCCGTACGGTGATGGCTGGCTGATCGAAGTCAAACTCGCCGAAGCCGATGCCGTGGAGTCGCTGCTCAGTGCATCCGAGTACGAACAGCAGGTAGGCTAA